The Nonlabens spongiae genome contains a region encoding:
- a CDS encoding M1 family metallopeptidase: protein MKNIKIIVAIILLMGIQQVSAQLLQDKNQFTRQDTLRGSITQERAWWDLKYYDLEVEVFPDRKFIKGQNTITYTVNEPYQLMQVDLQAPMKITKVTQNGKNLLVTDEGNTHFIKLINNQKTGKEYEVVVHFEGEPREARNAPWDGGFSWKKDKNGKHFIATSNQGLGASVWWPCKDHMYQEPEGMTITATVPEDLICVSNGRLIKEKNKGGKTAYTWQVKNPINNYGVNLNIGDYVNFSEVYDGEKGDLDMDYWVLKDNLEKAKEHFKDAPKMMKAFEHWFGPYPFYEDSFKLVEVPYLGMEHQSSVTYGNKYVKGYLGQDLSRTGWGLKFDFIIIHEAGHEWFANNITNKDIADMWIHEGFTAYSESLFLDYHYGTDAANAYVIGTRRSIQNDRPLIGVYGVNNEGSGDMYYKGANLLHTLRQIVSNDEKWRSILRGMNETFYHRTVTTQEIEDYLNKNIDLDLKPIFDQYLRTTDIPLFKYEIKDGKLYYHYDNVVTGFSMPLQVAINGTLHMLQPQEEEQVFSLDQLIEKVEVNPNFYVGVQ from the coding sequence ATGAAAAATATTAAGATCATAGTAGCAATAATTTTGTTGATGGGGATACAACAGGTAAGCGCTCAGCTATTACAAGATAAAAATCAATTTACAAGACAAGACACGTTGCGCGGCTCCATTACTCAAGAGCGGGCCTGGTGGGATCTCAAATATTACGATCTTGAAGTTGAGGTTTTTCCAGACCGCAAATTTATTAAGGGGCAAAATACCATAACATACACGGTAAATGAGCCCTACCAGCTCATGCAAGTGGATCTTCAAGCGCCTATGAAAATCACTAAGGTGACGCAAAACGGTAAAAACTTACTGGTAACTGATGAGGGAAATACTCATTTTATCAAATTGATCAATAACCAAAAAACAGGGAAGGAGTACGAGGTAGTCGTTCATTTTGAAGGCGAGCCGCGTGAGGCACGCAACGCGCCCTGGGACGGAGGTTTCTCATGGAAAAAAGATAAAAACGGTAAACACTTCATCGCAACTTCAAACCAGGGATTGGGTGCGAGCGTGTGGTGGCCTTGTAAAGACCATATGTATCAAGAACCTGAGGGAATGACCATTACGGCAACGGTTCCTGAAGATCTGATTTGCGTGTCAAACGGCCGATTGATAAAAGAAAAGAATAAAGGAGGCAAAACTGCTTACACCTGGCAAGTGAAAAACCCCATAAATAATTATGGTGTCAACTTAAACATAGGTGACTACGTTAATTTCAGTGAAGTTTATGATGGTGAGAAGGGAGATTTGGACATGGATTACTGGGTTTTGAAAGATAATCTGGAAAAGGCAAAAGAGCATTTTAAGGACGCTCCTAAAATGATGAAAGCTTTTGAGCATTGGTTCGGGCCTTATCCTTTTTATGAAGACAGTTTCAAGCTGGTTGAAGTACCTTATTTAGGTATGGAGCACCAGAGCAGCGTGACTTACGGAAATAAATACGTCAAAGGATATTTAGGACAAGACTTGTCACGAACGGGCTGGGGATTAAAATTTGACTTTATTATCATTCACGAGGCGGGTCACGAGTGGTTTGCAAATAATATAACTAATAAGGACATCGCAGATATGTGGATCCACGAGGGTTTTACTGCTTATTCAGAGAGTCTCTTTCTCGATTACCATTACGGTACTGACGCCGCAAATGCTTATGTTATCGGAACACGCAGGTCCATCCAAAACGATCGACCGCTGATAGGTGTGTACGGAGTCAATAATGAGGGAAGTGGTGATATGTATTATAAAGGAGCAAACCTTTTACACACCCTGCGTCAGATAGTTAGTAATGATGAGAAATGGCGATCCATTTTGCGAGGCATGAATGAGACTTTTTACCATAGGACGGTCACAACCCAAGAAATCGAAGATTATTTAAATAAAAATATCGATCTAGATCTGAAACCGATTTTTGATCAATACTTACGCACTACTGATATTCCTCTATTCAAGTATGAAATCAAGGATGGTAAACTCTACTATCACTATGATAATGTCGTGACAGGATTTTCCATGCCTCTGCAGGTTGCCATAAATGGGACGCTACACATGTTACAACCTCAAGAAGAAGAGCAGGTTTTTTCCTTGGATCAACTCATTGAAAAAGTTGAGGTAAACCCTAATTTTTATGTAGGCGTCCAGTAG
- a CDS encoding glycoside hydrolase family 113, translating into MKFTAGLQLKRHLTLLLLPIFLLSCAQKTEKINGISLVGSRNPIDTMDVQDLKQFHPNYVAVIPYGFIRNLNDPQIRYNVERQWWGEREEGVKETIDLMHDGSIEVMLKPHIWIWRGEYTGHMKMQSEEDWQKLEQSHREYVLYYAQIAQEKNIEIYCIGTELDAFVQERPHYWRSLIQEVRSVYKGKLTYAGNWDTYDQVPFLDALDYIGVDAYFPVSYEKTPTVESIDTGWKKWKLEMGTLSRKRNKPILLTEYGYTSADYAGREPWKSATDSLQVNERAQKMLLEGLYRNLWEEDWLAGGFLWKHFPGEFLEGDRGFEKLFNVQNKEAAQTVKNQYQKK; encoded by the coding sequence TTGAAATTTACGGCTGGGCTTCAACTTAAGAGACACTTGACACTTTTATTGTTGCCGATATTCCTTCTTTCATGTGCTCAGAAAACTGAAAAAATTAATGGGATTTCCCTCGTAGGATCAAGGAACCCGATTGACACGATGGATGTTCAGGATTTAAAACAATTCCATCCTAATTATGTGGCCGTGATACCTTATGGATTTATACGCAACCTCAACGACCCTCAAATACGGTATAATGTCGAGCGGCAGTGGTGGGGCGAGCGAGAAGAAGGTGTAAAGGAGACCATCGATTTGATGCATGACGGTTCCATTGAGGTCATGCTTAAGCCTCATATCTGGATCTGGCGAGGTGAATATACTGGTCATATGAAAATGCAAAGTGAAGAAGACTGGCAAAAGCTGGAACAAAGCCATCGAGAATATGTATTGTACTATGCACAGATTGCGCAAGAAAAAAATATCGAAATTTACTGCATAGGGACAGAACTAGACGCCTTTGTTCAAGAGCGGCCCCATTACTGGCGATCCTTGATTCAGGAGGTACGATCCGTTTACAAAGGCAAATTGACTTATGCGGGCAACTGGGATACTTACGATCAGGTTCCGTTTTTGGATGCCTTAGATTATATAGGTGTAGACGCTTATTTCCCAGTATCATATGAAAAAACACCTACCGTAGAATCGATCGACACGGGTTGGAAAAAGTGGAAGCTTGAAATGGGTACGCTTTCGCGAAAGCGTAACAAACCCATCCTACTCACAGAATATGGTTACACCAGTGCAGATTATGCCGGTCGTGAACCCTGGAAAAGTGCTACCGATTCTTTGCAGGTCAATGAAAGGGCACAAAAAATGTTGTTAGAAGGATTGTATCGCAACTTGTGGGAAGAAGACTGGCTGGCCGGTGGATTTTTGTGGAAGCACTTTCCGGGAGAGTTCCTAGAAGGCGATCGAGGCTTTGAAAAGTTATTTAACGTGCAGAATAAGGAGGCGGCACAAACCGTAAAAAATCAGTACCAGAAGAAATGA
- a CDS encoding NAD(P)/FAD-dependent oxidoreductase, giving the protein MKHLVIIGNGIAGVTLARHVRKMSDRKITIVSSETEFFFSRTALMYVYMGHMKFEHTQPYENWFWAKNKIELVQDYVHTVLPEENKIQLSSGREIRYDDLVLATGSVPNKFGWKGQDLEGVQGLVSKQDLEQLEITAPNNKVCKRAVIIGGGLIGVELAEMLHSRHIPVTFLVREKGFWSGVLPQQDAQMISNHIIEHGIDLKHEEELDEIIDDGYGKVKGIKTKKGEVIECDMVGLCAGVRPRIEFLQNSGINLNRGILVDRHLKTNFKNVYAIGDCAEQLEPVGERKATEAVWYTGRMMGETLAQTLCGKPTKWNPGHWFNSAKFMDIEYQTYGWVWNKPKEDHAHYHWQDVDQKCGITVEYRISDREFIGINAFGIRMQHEVFNQWLDENKTVDHVIEHLNKACFNPEFYKRPFQEIKNDFKKNQKSLSI; this is encoded by the coding sequence ATGAAGCATCTCGTGATTATAGGCAACGGTATTGCTGGTGTAACGCTCGCCAGACATGTACGCAAGATGTCAGACCGTAAAATCACCATTGTTTCTAGTGAAACGGAATTCTTCTTCTCTCGTACCGCTCTTATGTACGTCTATATGGGACATATGAAATTTGAACACACGCAGCCTTATGAAAATTGGTTCTGGGCAAAAAATAAAATCGAGCTTGTTCAAGATTATGTGCACACCGTGTTACCTGAGGAAAATAAAATACAGCTCAGTTCCGGTCGAGAAATAAGGTATGACGACCTTGTACTTGCTACCGGGAGCGTTCCTAATAAATTTGGTTGGAAAGGGCAAGATCTTGAAGGTGTGCAGGGACTCGTGAGCAAACAAGATCTGGAACAACTTGAAATAACAGCGCCTAATAATAAAGTTTGCAAAAGAGCGGTCATCATAGGTGGGGGACTTATAGGCGTAGAACTTGCTGAAATGCTGCATTCACGCCACATACCCGTAACTTTTCTGGTGCGTGAAAAAGGCTTCTGGAGCGGCGTCTTACCTCAACAGGATGCACAAATGATTTCTAATCATATTATAGAACATGGAATTGATCTCAAGCATGAAGAAGAGCTCGACGAAATCATAGATGATGGATACGGAAAAGTCAAAGGTATAAAGACTAAAAAAGGTGAAGTGATTGAATGCGACATGGTCGGTTTATGTGCGGGTGTACGACCGAGAATAGAATTTCTTCAAAATTCAGGCATAAATCTCAACAGAGGTATTTTAGTAGATCGACATTTGAAAACCAACTTTAAAAATGTTTACGCCATAGGCGATTGCGCCGAGCAACTCGAGCCTGTGGGCGAGCGCAAGGCCACCGAAGCAGTCTGGTACACTGGTCGAATGATGGGGGAAACTCTTGCACAAACACTCTGTGGCAAACCCACAAAGTGGAATCCAGGACACTGGTTCAATAGTGCAAAATTTATGGACATAGAATACCAGACTTACGGTTGGGTCTGGAACAAGCCTAAAGAAGATCATGCACATTACCACTGGCAAGATGTAGATCAAAAATGCGGCATCACGGTAGAGTACCGTATAAGTGATCGTGAATTTATCGGTATCAATGCTTTTGGCATAAGGATGCAACATGAGGTATTCAACCAGTGGCTGGACGAGAATAAAACAGTTGATCACGTGATCGAGCATCTCAATAAGGCCTGTTTCAATCCCGAATTCTACAAACGTCCATTTCAGGAGATCAAAAACGATTTCAAAAAGAATCAAAAATCCCTAAGTATTTAG
- a CDS encoding 4Fe-4S dicluster domain-containing protein: MSTYQRNMSLTGEPPKALSRIEKIASAVGLSGLLIMVLALFNVDLGWREFWLTLSIAMIFVGVLAFAKAQYGNKTAGIKNDGVWFKSISSRGLWGWSLAILLMGFYVVLYFFADLLGQGNDGASNTGLVALFDPLSYTLKGKAASQWFVYGVLYTIAILAFGAKFIWKYRHNRYEVIRTISVMFFQTAFAFLIPEIMAGLNGDLPYYDLKNIWPLNYYFFDQYNVDGLLANGNLGLTMLLWGIASILVITPILTFKYGKRWYCSWVCGCGGLAETAGDSFRHLSDKSQKAWIIERWLVHSVLVFAVIMTTGVIHSYLGDGSEYWLNRDTFLMGVAGLLTVIFALIWIFRRDQLKEDARYGAIGFFVLIIAFIAIHYMGQSQNLFFFKHGAVRSAYGFLIGSIFSGVIGTGFYPIMGSRVWCRFGCPMAAILGLQQRLFSKFRITTNGGQCISCGNCSTYCEMGIDVRAYAQKGENIVRASCVGCGICSAVCPRGVLKLENGSLEGRINSQSVLLGQDPDLMELLNNQNQYS, from the coding sequence ATGAGCACCTATCAAAGAAACATGTCCCTTACCGGTGAGCCGCCCAAAGCACTGTCCCGCATTGAAAAAATCGCAAGTGCAGTAGGTTTATCCGGACTTCTTATCATGGTATTGGCGCTTTTCAATGTTGACTTGGGCTGGCGTGAGTTTTGGCTCACGCTGTCCATTGCGATGATTTTTGTGGGTGTTCTCGCTTTCGCGAAAGCGCAATACGGAAACAAAACCGCTGGTATCAAAAATGACGGCGTCTGGTTCAAGAGTATTTCCAGTCGCGGTTTATGGGGATGGTCACTCGCTATTCTCCTCATGGGATTCTACGTGGTACTTTACTTCTTTGCGGATTTACTGGGACAAGGGAACGACGGTGCCTCTAATACGGGTCTAGTTGCTTTATTTGATCCGCTTTCTTATACTTTAAAAGGAAAAGCTGCTAGTCAGTGGTTTGTATATGGCGTACTGTACACGATCGCTATTCTAGCATTTGGAGCCAAGTTCATTTGGAAATACAGACATAATAGATATGAGGTAATCCGTACGATTAGTGTGATGTTTTTCCAGACTGCCTTTGCCTTTTTGATTCCAGAAATCATGGCGGGACTCAATGGCGACCTGCCCTACTACGATCTAAAAAACATTTGGCCACTTAATTATTACTTTTTTGATCAATACAATGTCGACGGTTTATTAGCAAACGGTAATCTGGGACTTACCATGTTGCTCTGGGGGATTGCTTCCATATTGGTAATAACTCCCATTTTGACCTTCAAGTATGGTAAGCGCTGGTATTGCAGCTGGGTGTGCGGCTGTGGAGGACTCGCCGAGACTGCCGGAGATTCCTTCCGTCACCTTTCTGACAAATCTCAAAAAGCGTGGATAATAGAGCGGTGGCTAGTGCATAGTGTTCTTGTATTTGCTGTGATCATGACCACAGGAGTGATCCACTCCTATCTAGGTGATGGCTCTGAATATTGGCTCAATCGGGATACTTTCTTAATGGGAGTAGCAGGTTTGTTGACGGTAATTTTTGCATTAATCTGGATCTTCAGAAGGGATCAACTTAAAGAAGATGCGCGATATGGTGCCATTGGATTTTTTGTGTTGATTATAGCCTTTATCGCGATACATTATATGGGACAATCCCAAAACCTGTTTTTCTTCAAACATGGAGCTGTACGATCTGCGTATGGTTTTTTGATAGGCTCCATTTTCTCAGGTGTGATAGGCACAGGTTTTTACCCGATTATGGGAAGTCGTGTGTGGTGTAGGTTCGGTTGTCCTATGGCAGCCATATTAGGTTTACAACAACGACTGTTCTCAAAATTCAGAATCACAACCAACGGTGGTCAATGTATCTCATGTGGAAATTGTTCAACGTACTGTGAAATGGGAATCGATGTGCGAGCCTATGCCCAAAAAGGTGAGAATATCGTTCGTGCAAGTTGTGTGGGCTGTGGAATTTGTAGTGCGGTATGTCCGCGTGGTGTCCTCAAATTAGAAAATGGATCCTTGGAGGGTAGAATTAATAGTCAGTCCGTACTCTTAGGTCAAGATCCAGATTTGATGGAGTTGCTGAATAATCAAAACCAGTACTCCTGA